One region of Verrucomicrobiia bacterium genomic DNA includes:
- a CDS encoding PQQ-like beta-propeller repeat protein, with protein MPSAINLVNLMMHYSSSLLALLTAAACASFVGAEDWPQWQGPQRNNLSKETGLLKEWPKEGPPLAWKATGLGGGDSTPSVAAGRIYGMANRGEDEVVWALNEKDGKEIWAARLGPAYNQRMTQSREGPACTPTVDGNRLYVVGLGGEVACLQTSDGKILWQRSLTRDFGGRVPAWSYRESPLVDGDKVIVTPGAPDAMLVALNKMTGETLWKTTVPQSTNPPPAEGGPPGPGGGRRGGMGGGGAAYASAIAIEVEGQRQYVQFTARGVIGVAAADGKLLWRYDKPANGMGINCSTPIYQDGLVFAASAYGAGGGAVKLSKDAAGNWTAEEVYFTRRMQNHHGGMVVLDGCLYGANGGNEGGYLACLNFKTGEVLWDARDLPERPAPKGSVAYADGRIYYRTERGTVLLIEPNAKEYRERGRFEQPDRTRLPAWAHPVIANGKLYLRDQETLYCYDIQAK; from the coding sequence GTGCCATCGGCTATTAACCTGGTGAATCTCATGATGCATTATTCGTCGTCCCTCCTGGCTCTGCTTACCGCCGCGGCCTGCGCCAGTTTTGTCGGCGCCGAGGACTGGCCGCAATGGCAGGGTCCCCAGCGCAACAATCTCTCCAAGGAAACCGGCCTGCTCAAAGAATGGCCCAAGGAGGGCCCGCCGCTGGCCTGGAAAGCCACCGGCCTGGGCGGGGGCGACAGCACCCCCTCCGTTGCGGCCGGCCGCATCTACGGCATGGCCAACCGCGGCGAGGACGAGGTGGTCTGGGCGTTGAACGAAAAGGACGGCAAGGAAATCTGGGCGGCCCGCCTGGGCCCGGCGTACAATCAGCGGATGACCCAGAGCCGCGAAGGCCCCGCCTGCACCCCCACGGTGGACGGCAACCGGCTGTATGTGGTGGGCCTGGGGGGCGAGGTGGCCTGCCTGCAAACCAGCGACGGCAAAATCCTCTGGCAGCGCAGCCTCACGCGCGATTTTGGCGGGCGCGTGCCGGCGTGGAGCTATCGTGAGTCCCCGCTGGTGGATGGCGACAAAGTCATCGTCACGCCCGGCGCGCCGGACGCCATGCTGGTGGCGCTCAACAAAATGACGGGCGAAACGCTCTGGAAAACCACGGTGCCCCAGAGCACCAATCCCCCGCCGGCGGAGGGCGGCCCGCCCGGCCCGGGCGGCGGGCGGCGGGGCGGCATGGGCGGCGGGGGGGCGGCCTATGCCTCGGCCATTGCCATTGAGGTGGAGGGCCAGCGGCAGTATGTGCAGTTCACCGCGCGGGGCGTGATTGGCGTGGCGGCGGCGGACGGCAAACTGCTGTGGCGCTATGACAAGCCGGCCAACGGCATGGGCATCAACTGCTCCACGCCCATTTACCAGGACGGGCTGGTCTTCGCCGCCTCCGCTTACGGCGCCGGCGGCGGGGCGGTGAAACTGAGCAAAGATGCCGCCGGCAACTGGACGGCCGAAGAAGTGTATTTCACCCGGCGGATGCAAAATCATCATGGCGGCATGGTGGTGCTGGACGGCTGCCTGTACGGGGCCAACGGCGGCAACGAGGGCGGTTACCTGGCCTGTTTGAACTTCAAAACCGGTGAGGTGCTGTGGGATGCGCGCGATCTGCCGGAGCGCCCCGCCCCCAAAGGGTCGGTGGCCTATGCGGACGGCCGCATCTACTACCGCACCGAGCGCGGCACGGTGCTGTTGATTGAGCCGAATGCCAAAGAGTACCGCGAGCGCGGGCGTTTTGAGCAGCCGGACCGCACGCGGCTGCCGGCGTGGGCGCATCCGGTGATTGCCAACGGCAAGCTCTACCTCCGGGATCAGGAGACGCTCTACTGCTACGACATCCAGGCGAAGTAA
- a CDS encoding insulinase family protein, giving the protein MQTACKLGSLAALLWLLPAAAQQVPVIEKTLSNGMRLLMVVRTDEPTIAGGWVAHVGSANERPGITGIAHLFEHMMFKGTPTIGTKDPEKDRQIMAEQDRIREAMRVEEARVRAAFRRGEIDDWQKPEHQTPRWRELNQRFQELIRQQRELLVKNEFDRIYTAQGGSGMNAFTSKDLTAYFITVPANKLELWMWMESERLYRPVFREFYAERDVVYEERRLRVEATPLGKFEEAFEAMVWKAHPYHWPVIGWPSDVASISKAEADAFYATYYAPQNLTAILVGDFQPDTALALAERYFGRIPRGPQPAPEVITLEPPQPAEQRLLAEADTNPRVDVVWQSVPFQHRDSYALQVLAQVLNGRTGRLYKRLVLERQLATSAQAAQDSMKWGGLFGLSAEVREPRTPAELEQALYEVLDELKTRQVPADELQKVKNNFAAAEYRKLTSNTAILFQLIFNDGLGDWREINEAGAKIQAVTAADIQRVAQKYLTRENRTVALYHRKAAPAAAATAAVK; this is encoded by the coding sequence ATGCAAACTGCCTGCAAACTCGGGTCGCTCGCGGCCCTGTTGTGGCTCCTGCCCGCCGCGGCGCAACAGGTGCCGGTCATCGAAAAAACGCTCAGCAACGGCATGCGCCTGCTCATGGTGGTGCGGACGGACGAGCCGACCATCGCCGGCGGCTGGGTGGCGCACGTGGGCAGCGCCAACGAGCGCCCCGGCATCACGGGCATCGCGCATCTCTTCGAGCACATGATGTTCAAGGGCACGCCCACCATCGGCACCAAAGACCCCGAAAAAGACCGCCAGATCATGGCCGAGCAGGACCGCATCCGGGAGGCCATGCGCGTCGAGGAGGCCCGCGTGCGCGCCGCCTTCCGCCGGGGCGAGATTGACGACTGGCAGAAGCCGGAGCACCAAACCCCCCGCTGGCGCGAGTTGAACCAGCGTTTCCAGGAGCTTATCCGCCAGCAACGCGAGCTGCTGGTGAAAAATGAATTTGACCGCATCTACACCGCCCAGGGCGGCTCCGGCATGAACGCCTTTACCAGCAAGGACTTGACCGCCTATTTCATCACCGTCCCCGCCAACAAACTCGAGCTCTGGATGTGGATGGAATCCGAGCGCCTCTACCGCCCGGTGTTTCGCGAGTTTTACGCCGAGCGCGATGTCGTCTATGAGGAGCGCCGCCTCCGCGTGGAAGCCACCCCGCTCGGCAAATTTGAGGAGGCCTTCGAAGCCATGGTCTGGAAGGCCCACCCCTATCACTGGCCGGTCATCGGCTGGCCCTCGGATGTCGCCTCCATCTCCAAGGCCGAGGCCGACGCCTTCTATGCCACCTACTACGCCCCCCAAAACCTCACCGCCATCCTCGTCGGCGACTTCCAGCCCGACACCGCCCTCGCGCTGGCCGAGCGGTATTTCGGGCGCATCCCCCGCGGCCCCCAGCCGGCCCCGGAGGTCATCACCCTCGAGCCCCCCCAGCCGGCGGAGCAGCGCCTCCTGGCCGAGGCCGACACCAACCCCCGCGTGGACGTGGTCTGGCAGAGCGTGCCCTTCCAGCATCGCGACAGCTACGCCCTCCAGGTGCTGGCCCAGGTGCTCAACGGCCGCACCGGCCGGCTCTACAAACGCCTGGTCCTCGAGCGCCAGCTCGCCACCAGTGCCCAGGCCGCCCAGGACTCCATGAAGTGGGGCGGTTTGTTCGGCCTCAGCGCCGAAGTCCGCGAGCCGCGCACCCCCGCCGAGCTGGAGCAGGCCCTCTACGAGGTCCTGGACGAATTGAAAACCCGCCAGGTGCCGGCGGACGAGCTGCAGAAGGTCAAAAACAACTTCGCCGCCGCCGAGTATCGCAAACTGACCTCCAACACCGCCATCTTGTTCCAGTTGATCTTCAATGACGGCCTGGGCGACTGGCGCGAAATCAACGAAGCCGGAGCCAAGATTCAGGCCGTCACCGCCGCCGACATCCAGCGCGTGGCGCAAAAATACCTCACGCGCGAAAACCGCACCGTGGCCCTGTACCATCGCAAGGCCGCGCCGGCGGCGGCCGCCACCGCGGCGGTGAAATAA
- a CDS encoding alpha-L-fucosidase — translation MIYRTLLPLVLALAGTLAAQTPTKDFRQETPAERDARMAWFREARFGMFIHWGVYAVPAGEWQGKTHYGEWFLEETKMPVSQYEQFAQQFNPVKFDARQWVRMAKEAGMRYLVITSKHHDGFGLFRSELTDWCIKRTPFPRDPLQELAAACKDAGLVLCFYYSIMDWHHPDWGTRRKYHDLATGTPDMDRYVAFMKGQLKELLTRYGPIGILWFDGEWESPWTHERGVDLYNYVRSLQPRIIVNNRVGKGRAGMSGMDQGQGVGDYGTPEQEIPPTGFGPGVDWESCMTMNNHWGYNKHDQNWKSTRTLLRNLIDCASKGGNYLLNIGPTAEGTFPEPCVQRLAEMGAWMKLNGEAIYGTTASPFKKLPWGRCTQKPGKLYLHVFDWPNDGRLLVPLANQVTRAYLLAHRQTALAVAPGPADTGGLLVSVPAAAPDPHASVVVLEITGPPQVTALAPPLTQAADGTLTLKADDAEIVGRTARLETKAGGVPNIGFWTNPQDRVEWTAKITRPGAFAVELHYACAPNNGGQFALTAGNQKLEATVAPTQDWTDFVTTRIGRLTLETAGPVTFTLQPLKKQGQALMNLRAVKLIPLP, via the coding sequence ATGATCTACCGCACGCTCCTCCCGCTCGTCCTCGCGCTGGCCGGGACACTGGCCGCGCAAACCCCCACCAAAGATTTCCGTCAGGAAACCCCCGCCGAGCGCGACGCCCGCATGGCCTGGTTCCGCGAGGCCCGCTTCGGCATGTTCATCCACTGGGGCGTTTACGCCGTGCCCGCCGGCGAATGGCAGGGCAAAACCCACTACGGCGAATGGTTTCTGGAGGAAACCAAAATGCCGGTCTCCCAGTACGAGCAATTCGCGCAGCAGTTCAACCCCGTGAAATTCGACGCCCGCCAATGGGTCCGCATGGCCAAAGAGGCCGGCATGCGCTACCTCGTCATCACCAGCAAGCACCACGACGGCTTCGGCCTCTTTCGCTCCGAGCTTACCGACTGGTGCATCAAGCGCACCCCCTTCCCGCGCGATCCGCTGCAGGAACTGGCCGCGGCCTGCAAAGACGCGGGCCTCGTGCTCTGCTTCTACTATTCCATCATGGACTGGCACCACCCCGACTGGGGCACGCGCCGCAAATATCATGACCTCGCCACCGGCACGCCCGACATGGACCGCTACGTGGCCTTCATGAAAGGCCAGCTCAAGGAACTCCTCACCCGCTACGGCCCCATCGGCATCTTGTGGTTCGACGGCGAATGGGAAAGCCCCTGGACCCACGAGCGCGGCGTGGACCTTTACAACTACGTGCGCAGCCTGCAACCCCGCATCATCGTCAACAACCGCGTCGGCAAGGGCCGCGCCGGCATGAGCGGCATGGACCAGGGCCAGGGCGTCGGCGATTACGGCACCCCCGAGCAGGAAATCCCCCCCACCGGCTTCGGCCCCGGCGTGGACTGGGAATCGTGCATGACCATGAACAACCATTGGGGCTACAACAAACACGATCAAAACTGGAAATCCACCCGCACCCTCCTCCGCAACCTGATTGACTGCGCCAGCAAAGGCGGCAACTACCTCCTCAACATCGGCCCCACCGCCGAGGGCACCTTCCCGGAACCCTGCGTGCAACGCCTCGCCGAGATGGGCGCCTGGATGAAGCTCAACGGCGAGGCCATTTACGGCACCACCGCCAGCCCCTTCAAAAAACTCCCCTGGGGCCGCTGCACCCAAAAACCCGGCAAGCTCTACCTGCACGTCTTCGACTGGCCCAACGACGGCCGCCTGCTGGTGCCCCTCGCCAATCAAGTCACCCGCGCCTACCTCCTGGCCCACCGCCAAACCGCCCTGGCCGTCGCCCCCGGCCCGGCAGACACCGGCGGCCTGCTGGTGAGCGTGCCCGCCGCCGCACCCGATCCCCACGCCTCGGTCGTGGTGCTCGAAATCACCGGCCCGCCGCAGGTCACCGCCCTGGCCCCTCCCCTCACCCAGGCGGCCGACGGCACCCTCACCCTGAAAGCCGACGACGCCGAAATTGTCGGCCGCACCGCCCGGCTCGAGACCAAGGCCGGCGGCGTGCCCAACATCGGCTTTTGGACCAACCCCCAGGACCGCGTGGAATGGACGGCCAAAATCACCCGGCCCGGCGCCTTCGCCGTCGAGCTGCACTACGCCTGCGCCCCCAACAACGGCGGCCAGTTCGCCCTCACCGCCGGCAACCAAAAACTGGAGGCCACCGTCGCGCCCACCCAGGATTGGACCGATTTTGTCACCACCCGCATCGGCCGCCTCACCCTCGAAACCGCCGGCCCCGTCACCTTCACCCTCCAGCCCCTCAAAAAACAGGGCCAAGCCCTCATGAACCTCCGCGCCGTCAAACTCATCCCCCTCCCCTAA
- a CDS encoding AIPR family protein gives MITEKMLDQTYSDLKSTCGGRREDYFGLLVLERDYKVPREQALNQVAFGGNDYGVDGFHFDPERKNLYLFQFKYTKSHAQFKASMQRLIDEGMEVIFLNPQKANPAKNQILLQLRSCMLENREAIKQVCLRFIYLGDPAEADKSPLLDHLREDLENKKYLIDKFFEGRQVSFLVEFRSVTGKIGAVEDHTHARVYQIPITDLIERPGPGGEQMFVGFIRLTDLHAMYRDMGARFFERNIRYGLGLNRSVNRALMRAFKQIAMDGESPLIFAFNHNGITLAAEQLEKLDGQCHITSPRLLNGAQTVTTFDDFMRNNVENPLLKQRQAAMEEVRVLCKIITKATADFITGVTINNNRQNPVEPWNLRANDMIQLQLQEKFKEDLGIFYERQENAFEALDDLDDEGITESKPIQIRLLAQTFLVTDGEVDKTNSISEVFEEDRIYNLAFNEARLRADTRHIVLCYKIHYRLRRLMSDIVEKGPNRYSYISRARGLLWALLCQGVLNESNLPDLAEKYGTSLSVEADYVARLSYLATARCRMLMSWLIDCKEYRDRVAEGNFAFLRTNAAFSKCMERAYTQWRWVHKKLR, from the coding sequence ATGATCACCGAAAAGATGCTCGATCAAACCTATTCCGACCTGAAGAGCACTTGCGGAGGGAGACGTGAAGACTACTTCGGGCTCCTGGTGCTAGAGCGTGATTACAAGGTGCCGCGTGAGCAGGCCCTGAATCAGGTGGCTTTTGGGGGAAATGATTACGGGGTGGACGGATTCCACTTTGATCCCGAAAGAAAGAACCTCTATTTGTTTCAGTTTAAATACACCAAATCGCACGCGCAATTCAAAGCCTCCATGCAACGATTGATTGATGAGGGGATGGAGGTGATCTTTCTTAACCCGCAAAAAGCAAATCCCGCCAAGAATCAGATACTCCTGCAACTTCGCAGTTGCATGCTGGAGAACCGAGAAGCCATCAAGCAGGTGTGCCTGCGATTTATTTATCTTGGGGATCCCGCAGAAGCCGACAAAAGCCCGTTGCTTGATCATCTCCGCGAGGATTTGGAAAACAAAAAATACCTTATTGACAAGTTTTTCGAGGGCCGACAGGTCAGTTTTCTGGTCGAGTTCCGTTCGGTTACCGGCAAAATCGGCGCAGTGGAAGACCACACCCATGCGCGGGTGTATCAAATCCCTATCACAGATTTGATCGAACGTCCCGGCCCCGGAGGTGAGCAGATGTTTGTGGGGTTTATACGTCTGACGGACCTGCATGCGATGTACCGCGACATGGGAGCGCGTTTTTTTGAACGCAACATCCGTTATGGGCTGGGGCTGAACCGCTCGGTCAACCGGGCACTCATGCGCGCCTTCAAGCAAATTGCGATGGATGGCGAATCCCCGTTGATTTTTGCCTTCAACCACAACGGCATCACGCTTGCCGCCGAGCAGTTGGAAAAGCTGGACGGGCAGTGCCATATTACCTCTCCCCGCCTGCTTAACGGCGCTCAAACCGTGACCACTTTCGATGATTTCATGAGGAACAATGTTGAGAACCCTCTGCTTAAGCAACGGCAGGCGGCCATGGAAGAAGTGCGCGTGCTGTGTAAAATCATCACCAAGGCCACCGCCGATTTTATTACGGGCGTCACCATCAACAACAACCGGCAGAATCCGGTCGAACCATGGAACCTGCGAGCCAATGACATGATTCAGCTTCAGTTGCAGGAGAAATTCAAAGAAGATTTGGGCATCTTTTACGAGCGCCAGGAAAACGCGTTTGAAGCTTTGGATGATCTCGATGACGAAGGCATCACGGAAAGCAAGCCCATTCAAATCCGCTTGCTGGCGCAAACCTTTCTCGTCACCGATGGCGAGGTGGACAAAACCAACAGCATTTCCGAGGTCTTTGAGGAAGATCGCATCTACAACCTGGCTTTCAACGAGGCACGCCTGCGGGCTGACACCCGGCACATCGTGCTCTGCTACAAGATCCATTACCGCCTCCGCCGCCTGATGAGCGACATTGTCGAAAAAGGACCCAACCGTTACAGCTACATCAGCCGCGCCCGCGGGCTGTTGTGGGCGCTGCTATGCCAGGGAGTGCTCAATGAATCCAACCTCCCCGATTTGGCCGAGAAATATGGAACGAGCCTGAGTGTGGAGGCGGATTATGTTGCCAGGCTCAGTTACCTGGCGACTGCTCGGTGTCGGATGCTGATGAGCTGGTTGATTGACTGCAAGGAATACCGTGACCGCGTGGCGGAGGGCAATTTTGCGTTTCTGCGCACCAATGCCGCTTTCAGCAAATGCATGGAGCGGGCCTACACGCAATGGCGTTGGGTGCATAAAAAACTGCGCTAG
- a CDS encoding TetR/AcrR family transcriptional regulator yields MRPTYVGLDAAERLLAERGVDAVSFRDITAAAGANLEAINYHFSSKDRLPEAVFERGLGPSAAARLDPIEALRHNNSAGRTAPSAVFYAPNAIACRPAPCIC; encoded by the coding sequence ATACGCCCTACATACGTAGGACTCGACGCCGCCGAGCGGCTGCTGGCCGAACGCGGGGTGGATGCAGTGTCCTTCCGCGACATCACCGCCGCGGCAGGCGCCAACCTGGAAGCCATCAATTATCACTTCAGCAGCAAAGACCGGCTGCCAGAAGCCGTCTTCGAGCGGGGGCTAGGGCCCAGCGCGGCTGCCCGCCTGGACCCCATCGAAGCCCTCCGCCATAATAATTCGGCGGGGAGGACGGCACCTAGCGCAGTTTTTTATGCACCCAACGCCATTGCGTGTAGGCCCGCTCCATGCATTTGCTGA
- a CDS encoding RNA-directed DNA polymerase encodes MSWEDPNFITLSDLYLAYRKAKVDVYYEKVNIAGVPFCKYEVNLDRNLRSLLKQLSSDRPAWMTNTNFIGSHSYIPKSIEPDPRLMADTSCPHFFSSDADKRWDWWCQQNKDKPEASFRLVGQHPVDFHIVSTLWIMKVGQYYDACLGVEAKGSRLRRYTEVENDLPPDRIPELNPYATGCFRPYAVDYKNWRSSGLAAIRKSLENKESVVAITMDIRQFYHRVCPEFLLDPDFLDEAKLKLSADQKTFTRQMITALATWAQSSGQPETSQRPIGLPVGLTASKVIANVALLAFDRAVKRELSPIYYGRYVDDVFLVIRDTGEFSSSSALGQFIVDRLRGLLRKADTGNSYRFVPVYDKERSLMEFAEAKQKMFLLSGQAGLDLLDGIEQQVNDASSEWRMLADLPDDEGELLKNILCPGRDASAAVDNLRKADGVSVRRLEFSLVLRNLEAIERDLPPSAWKKQRKAFFDVVFNHILTIPGVFDFFPFLTRLLGLSVACGEFDIAVKLVRRFQQVMRHMKQTTRFEPTNAVASCLEYTARAFALSVLQALGPSPNVKKSLWRLWKALDALADGRLAMTKSEISSAAFQLWLHDLGRQSYRESLMKRGTLAAQARVKFPPIKIDVVAKRKLRVAEIEAFIEAAQPLLKRTPFLGALVFPTRPFSPAEITQLIPESLNKPQILWRFVKALRGLAISPPPGNGTGQKTIQGDRPIRLPVENAPAKPLVALPCLLTHLGSWRASVRGQIDPDKRRYFRINRLVNDILRHPKKPHYIIFPELSIPRNWFGRIAYKLAKSGISVIAGLEYEHHGHSLVSNQVWASLVTDVLGYRSSVIYWQEKEEAALHEERELWQQARLRLAPMGAIQKPVIQHGLCAFGLLVCSELTDMQNRLRFRGNVDAIFVAEWNQDTKTFASLVEAAALDVHCYVVQVNNRAYGDCRIRAPAKEDHNRDLVRLKGGVTDYFVVGELDVPALREFQSQARSPDKPFKPVPSGFELAPFRQSPPSLNG; translated from the coding sequence ATGTCCTGGGAAGACCCTAACTTCATCACCCTGTCCGACCTCTATTTGGCCTACCGGAAGGCCAAAGTTGACGTGTATTACGAAAAGGTTAACATCGCCGGAGTCCCCTTTTGCAAATACGAGGTCAATCTGGATCGCAATCTCCGTTCCCTCCTCAAACAGTTGAGTTCCGACCGGCCGGCTTGGATGACTAACACCAACTTTATCGGTTCACACTCTTACATTCCGAAATCCATTGAACCAGACCCAAGACTTATGGCGGACACGAGCTGTCCTCACTTTTTCAGCTCCGACGCGGACAAGCGGTGGGACTGGTGGTGCCAACAGAACAAAGATAAGCCGGAGGCCTCATTCCGTTTAGTCGGCCAACACCCAGTGGACTTCCACATCGTTTCGACCCTCTGGATTATGAAGGTGGGCCAATATTACGATGCCTGCCTAGGGGTGGAGGCAAAAGGTTCACGCCTTCGGCGCTATACGGAAGTCGAGAATGACCTGCCGCCTGATCGAATACCGGAATTGAATCCGTATGCAACAGGTTGTTTTCGCCCATATGCGGTGGATTACAAAAACTGGCGGTCTAGCGGCCTGGCTGCTATTCGTAAGTCTTTGGAAAACAAAGAGTCGGTTGTCGCCATCACAATGGACATCCGGCAGTTCTATCACCGGGTTTGCCCTGAGTTTCTGCTTGATCCTGATTTTCTGGATGAGGCGAAACTGAAACTTTCCGCGGACCAGAAGACTTTCACCCGTCAAATGATCACAGCCTTGGCAACCTGGGCGCAGTCATCTGGACAGCCTGAAACCAGCCAGCGCCCCATTGGGCTGCCGGTTGGCCTGACAGCCTCGAAAGTTATCGCCAACGTCGCGCTCCTGGCTTTCGACCGTGCCGTTAAGCGAGAGCTCAGCCCAATCTACTATGGGCGTTACGTGGACGACGTGTTTCTAGTCATCCGGGACACCGGGGAATTTTCATCAAGTTCCGCTTTGGGTCAGTTCATCGTCGATCGTCTCAGGGGTCTGCTCCGGAAGGCTGATACGGGAAACTCTTACCGGTTCGTGCCTGTGTATGACAAAGAACGCAGCCTTATGGAGTTTGCGGAGGCCAAACAGAAGATGTTTTTGCTGTCCGGGCAGGCTGGACTCGATTTGCTGGATGGCATCGAGCAGCAGGTGAACGATGCGTCCAGCGAATGGCGGATGCTCGCGGATTTACCGGACGATGAAGGTGAATTGCTAAAAAACATTTTGTGCCCCGGTCGAGACGCCAGTGCTGCCGTGGACAATCTCCGCAAAGCCGACGGTGTCAGCGTTCGCCGATTGGAGTTTTCTCTCGTGCTGCGGAATTTGGAAGCCATTGAGCGCGACTTGCCCCCGAGCGCCTGGAAGAAACAGCGGAAGGCTTTCTTCGACGTGGTTTTCAACCATATTCTCACAATTCCGGGGGTGTTTGATTTCTTTCCATTTTTGACCCGCCTCCTTGGATTGTCGGTCGCCTGCGGGGAATTCGACATCGCCGTAAAACTGGTTCGCAGGTTCCAGCAGGTCATGAGGCACATGAAGCAAACGACGCGCTTTGAACCGACTAATGCGGTTGCTTCCTGCCTTGAATACACAGCACGCGCTTTTGCCTTGAGCGTACTTCAAGCTCTTGGCCCGTCTCCGAACGTCAAAAAAAGCCTCTGGCGTTTGTGGAAGGCACTGGATGCACTGGCGGACGGCCGACTGGCGATGACCAAAAGCGAGATTTCATCTGCAGCATTTCAACTCTGGCTTCATGATCTTGGGAGGCAGAGCTACCGGGAGAGCCTCATGAAGCGCGGCACCCTTGCCGCGCAGGCCCGCGTAAAGTTCCCGCCAATTAAAATTGATGTAGTGGCGAAACGGAAACTGCGCGTCGCTGAAATCGAGGCATTTATTGAGGCTGCGCAACCCTTGTTGAAGCGCACTCCATTCCTGGGGGCCTTGGTATTCCCCACCCGCCCATTCTCCCCTGCCGAGATCACACAACTCATCCCCGAATCGCTTAATAAACCGCAAATATTGTGGCGGTTCGTGAAGGCGTTGAGGGGGCTGGCCATCAGTCCACCGCCTGGCAATGGCACGGGCCAGAAAACCATTCAGGGTGACCGCCCAATCCGCTTGCCAGTTGAAAACGCACCTGCAAAACCGCTCGTTGCTTTGCCTTGCCTGCTGACCCACTTGGGAAGCTGGAGGGCATCCGTTCGCGGTCAGATCGACCCTGACAAAAGAAGGTATTTTAGGATCAACCGGTTGGTTAACGATATTTTGCGACACCCCAAGAAGCCCCACTACATTATTTTTCCAGAGCTGTCCATTCCTAGGAACTGGTTTGGGCGGATTGCCTATAAGCTGGCCAAGAGTGGGATTTCAGTAATCGCCGGACTTGAGTATGAGCACCACGGCCATAGCCTCGTCTCGAATCAGGTGTGGGCCTCCCTCGTGACCGACGTTCTGGGATACCGCTCGAGCGTCATATACTGGCAAGAAAAAGAGGAAGCCGCTCTGCACGAAGAAAGAGAGTTGTGGCAGCAGGCCCGTCTGCGGCTCGCTCCAATGGGGGCGATTCAGAAGCCTGTGATTCAACATGGGCTCTGTGCTTTTGGCCTTCTGGTGTGCAGCGAGCTTACGGACATGCAGAACCGGTTGCGTTTCCGTGGGAATGTTGACGCCATCTTCGTCGCCGAGTGGAATCAAGATACCAAGACGTTTGCGTCTTTGGTCGAGGCTGCCGCCTTGGATGTCCATTGCTACGTAGTTCAGGTCAACAATCGTGCCTACGGTGATTGCCGCATCAGAGCGCCAGCAAAAGAGGATCACAACCGGGACCTGGTGCGCCTCAAGGGGGGGGTAACCGACTACTTTGTTGTTGGTGAATTGGATGTGCCCGCATTGCGAGAGTTTCAGTCACAGGCGCGGTCACCTGATAAACCTTTTAAGCCGGTGCCTTCCGGGTTTGAATTGGCGCCTTTTCGTCAAAGTCCCCCGTCATTGAATGGGTAA